The Pseudomonas wenzhouensis genome has a segment encoding these proteins:
- the trmJ gene encoding tRNA (cytosine(32)/uridine(32)-2'-O)-methyltransferase TrmJ, whose product MLDNIRVVLVGTSHPGNIGGAARAMKNMGLSRLVLVAPEDFPSGEAVARASGATDVLDAAQVVDTLEEALVGCTLVVGTSARDRRIPWPLLDPRECGVTSCEQAAAGGEVALVFGREYAGLTNEELQRCQYHVHIPSNPEFSSLNLAAAVQVLAYEVRMAWLTASSLPTKVEKLESTAMLNAQAATADELESFYGHLRRVLVMIGFLDPQKPRHLMTRLRRLYGRSAVSKLEMNILRGILTETEKAVRGESHKQGKSDV is encoded by the coding sequence TTGCTGGACAATATTCGCGTGGTTTTGGTGGGCACCAGTCATCCGGGCAATATCGGCGGTGCCGCGCGGGCGATGAAAAACATGGGGCTGTCGCGTCTGGTATTGGTGGCTCCCGAAGATTTCCCCAGTGGCGAGGCTGTCGCGCGCGCGTCCGGTGCGACCGATGTGCTGGATGCCGCACAGGTGGTCGATACCCTGGAGGAAGCGCTGGTGGGCTGCACCCTGGTGGTCGGCACCAGTGCGCGCGATCGGCGCATTCCCTGGCCTCTGCTGGACCCGCGCGAATGCGGCGTGACCAGCTGTGAGCAGGCTGCTGCGGGGGGCGAAGTGGCGTTGGTGTTCGGTCGTGAATATGCCGGCCTGACCAACGAAGAGTTGCAGCGATGTCAGTACCACGTGCATATCCCGTCCAACCCGGAATTCAGCTCGCTGAATCTGGCGGCGGCGGTGCAGGTGCTGGCCTATGAAGTGCGCATGGCCTGGCTGACGGCCTCGAGTCTGCCGACCAAGGTAGAGAAGCTGGAGTCGACAGCGATGCTCAATGCTCAGGCGGCGACAGCGGACGAACTGGAGTCCTTCTACGGTCATCTGCGGCGCGTGCTGGTGATGATCGGTTTTCTCGATCCCCAGAAGCCGCGGCACCTGATGACGCGTCTGCGTCGACTGTATGGGCGCAGTGCGGTGAGCAAGTTGGAAATGAATATCCTGCGCGGCATCCTGACCGAGACGGAGAAGGCCGTGCGTGGAGAGTCTCACAAGCAGGGGAAGTCTGATGTTTGA
- the suhB gene encoding inositol-phosphate phosphatase — MQPMLNIALRAARSAGEMIFRSIERLDVISVDEKDAKDYVTEVDKAAELMIVQAIRKAYPTHSFLGEEGGVLEGSGDGADYQWIIDPLDGTTNFVRGVPHFAISIACKYRGRLEHAIVLDPVRQEEFTASRGRGAALNGRRLRVSNRKSLDGALLGTGFPFRDGQLDHLDNYLNMFRSLTGQTAGIRRAGAASLDLAYVAAGRFDAFWEFGLSEWDMAAGALLIQEAGGLVSDFSGSHEFLEKGQIVAGNTKCFKAVLTAIQPHLAPSMKR; from the coding sequence ATGCAGCCCATGCTGAATATCGCCCTGCGCGCCGCTCGTAGCGCCGGTGAAATGATCTTTCGCTCGATCGAGCGCCTGGATGTCATCTCGGTCGACGAGAAGGACGCCAAGGATTACGTCACCGAGGTCGACAAAGCCGCTGAGCTGATGATCGTCCAGGCCATCCGCAAGGCCTACCCGACCCACAGTTTCCTGGGCGAGGAAGGCGGCGTGCTGGAAGGCAGCGGCGACGGCGCCGACTACCAGTGGATCATCGACCCGCTGGACGGCACCACCAACTTCGTTCGCGGCGTACCGCACTTCGCCATCAGCATCGCTTGCAAATACCGCGGCCGCCTCGAGCACGCCATCGTCCTCGACCCGGTGCGCCAGGAAGAATTCACCGCCAGCCGTGGCCGTGGCGCCGCCCTCAACGGTCGCCGCCTGCGCGTCAGCAACCGCAAGAGCCTCGACGGCGCCCTGCTCGGCACCGGCTTCCCGTTCCGTGACGGCCAGCTCGATCACCTGGACAACTACCTGAACATGTTCCGCAGCCTGACCGGCCAGACCGCCGGCATTCGCCGTGCCGGCGCAGCCAGCCTGGATCTGGCCTATGTCGCCGCCGGTCGCTTCGATGCGTTCTGGGAGTTCGGCCTGTCCGAATGGGACATGGCAGCCGGCGCGCTGCTGATCCAGGAAGCAGGCGGCCTGGTCAGCGACTTCAGCGGCAGCCATGAATTCCTCGAAAAAGGTCAGATCGTGGCCGGCAACACCAAATGCTTCAAGGCTGTACTGACCGCGATCCAGCCGCACCTGGCGCCGTCGATGAAGCGCTGA
- a CDS encoding glycine zipper 2TM domain-containing protein produces the protein MNKSMLVGAVLGAVGVTAGGAVATYSLVDRGPDYAEVLAVTPINETVKTPREVCKDVTVTRQRPVQDQHQIAGTAIGAIAGGLLGNQVGGGTGKKIATVAGAVGGGYAGNKIQEGMQQRDTYTTTETRCNTVTDTSEKLVGYDVKYQLGEQVGTVRMDRDPGSRIPVNKQGELVLVQQAQ, from the coding sequence ATGAACAAGTCGATGTTGGTAGGTGCCGTGCTGGGTGCTGTGGGTGTGACCGCGGGTGGTGCCGTAGCAACCTACAGCCTGGTTGACCGCGGGCCGGATTATGCCGAGGTGCTGGCGGTAACGCCGATCAACGAAACCGTTAAAACGCCGCGCGAGGTGTGCAAGGACGTCACCGTCACCCGCCAGCGTCCGGTGCAGGACCAGCACCAGATCGCCGGTACTGCTATCGGCGCCATCGCCGGTGGTCTGTTGGGTAATCAGGTTGGCGGCGGCACCGGCAAGAAGATCGCCACCGTGGCCGGTGCGGTTGGCGGCGGTTATGCCGGCAACAAGATTCAGGAAGGCATGCAGCAGCGCGACACCTACACCACCACGGAAACCCGCTGCAACACCGTGACCGATACCAGCGAGAAGCTCGTGGGCTATGACGTCAAGTACCAACTAGGTGAGCAGGTTGGCACCGTGCGCATGGATCGTGATCCGGGTAGCCGTATTCCGGTCAACAAGCAGGGCGAGTTGGTGCTGGTGCAGCAGGCCCAGTAA
- the secF gene encoding protein translocase subunit SecF, with translation MIKSTIRFMAIRNIAFSITVVLTLIGLGALFTKGLNFGLDFTGGTLIELQYEQPANLDLIKSELGQAGYADAVVQSFGASTDVLVRLAGDSPDLGNEVAAALRQVDASMRFEVKRVEFVGPQVGEELRDQGGIAMLLALGGIMLYLAFRFQWKFGVGAIASLVHDVVITLGVLAFFQIPFDLTVLAAVLAMIGYSLNDTIIIYDRIRENFRVLRKTSLTENIDISITQTLLRTIATSLSTALALLALLFFGGDVLAAFALTLLVGVVVGTYSSIYIGAVVLIWMKLSVEDLIPPVAEAEADDGRP, from the coding sequence ATGATCAAATCAACCATTCGTTTCATGGCGATCCGCAATATCGCCTTTTCCATTACGGTCGTGCTGACGCTGATCGGCCTGGGTGCACTGTTCACCAAAGGGCTTAACTTTGGTCTGGATTTCACCGGTGGCACGCTGATCGAGCTGCAGTATGAGCAGCCGGCCAACCTCGATCTGATCAAGAGCGAGCTGGGTCAGGCCGGCTATGCCGATGCCGTGGTGCAAAGCTTTGGTGCCAGCACTGATGTACTGGTGCGCCTGGCTGGCGATTCACCTGACCTGGGCAACGAGGTTGCAGCGGCGCTGCGCCAGGTCGACGCGTCGATGCGCTTCGAGGTCAAGCGCGTCGAGTTCGTGGGGCCACAGGTCGGCGAAGAGCTGCGCGACCAGGGCGGTATTGCCATGCTGCTGGCGCTGGGCGGGATCATGCTTTACCTGGCCTTCCGCTTTCAGTGGAAGTTCGGTGTTGGCGCGATCGCTTCTCTGGTGCATGACGTGGTGATCACCCTGGGTGTGCTGGCCTTCTTCCAGATTCCGTTCGACCTGACGGTACTGGCGGCGGTGCTGGCGATGATCGGTTACTCGCTCAACGACACCATCATCATCTACGACCGTATCCGCGAGAACTTCCGCGTACTGCGCAAAACCTCGCTGACCGAGAACATCGACATCTCGATCACGCAGACCCTGCTGCGTACCATTGCCACATCGCTCTCCACGGCGTTGGCGCTGTTAGCGCTGCTGTTCTTCGGTGGTGACGTGCTGGCCGCCTTCGCCCTGACCCTGCTGGTGGGTGTGGTGGTCGGTACCTATTCGTCGATCTACATTGGCGCCGTGGTACTGATCTGGATGAAACTCAGCGTCGAGGATCTGATTCCGCCAGTGGCTGAGGCCGAGGCGGACGACGGTCGCCCCTGA
- the secD gene encoding protein translocase subunit SecD — protein sequence MLNKYPLWKYLLILSVLAIGLVYSIPNLYPDDPAVQISGASSALSIEQADIDRASKALTDAGIAVKAASIDERGRGGLIRLDRQDDQLPAKDIVRRALGDDYVVALNLAQTTPDWLRNLGASPMKLGLDLSGGVHFLLEVDMDKALDVRRKVYEGEIKSLLRKERIRYRSMPESNGRIQLGFADSETLDKAQRLIRKDYSDFDLAVVERNGQQVLQLGLTQAKIAEIREYSIRQNLTTVRNRVNELGVAEPLVQRQGANRIVVELPGVQDTAEAKRILGKTANLEFRLQADFDAPRGATESFGFREEGRPPVQLERELIITGDQVTDAQASFDENGRPQVNIRLDGHGGDLMNRATRNNVGRSMAVIFIEQKPVTRYVRQSVDGVEQEVAVSSFVEEKKIISLATIQSPLGSQFRITGLNGQGESSELALLLRAGGLAAPMYFAEERTIGPSLGAENIAKGIASTEWAMVFVAIFIIAIYRFFGFLATVALAFNLVLLVGLMSAIGATLTLPGIAGIVLTLGMAVDANVLIFSRIREELANGLPVQRAIHEGFDRAYTAILDSNLTTLLVGGILFAMGTGPVKGFAVTMSLGIVTSMFTAIMFTRGLVNLIFGGRNFKKLWI from the coding sequence ATGCTCAATAAATACCCTCTGTGGAAGTACCTGCTGATTCTGTCCGTACTGGCGATCGGCCTGGTCTACTCCATTCCAAACCTCTATCCAGATGACCCTGCGGTGCAGATCAGTGGCGCCAGTTCGGCGTTGAGCATCGAGCAGGCCGATATCGATCGTGCCAGCAAGGCACTCACTGATGCGGGTATTGCCGTCAAGGCTGCCAGCATTGACGAGCGGGGGCGTGGTGGCCTGATTCGCCTGGATAGGCAGGATGACCAGTTGCCGGCCAAGGACATCGTCCGTCGCGCGCTGGGTGATGATTACGTCGTGGCGCTGAACCTGGCGCAAACCACCCCCGACTGGTTGCGCAACCTGGGTGCGAGTCCGATGAAACTCGGCCTCGACCTGTCCGGTGGTGTGCACTTCCTGCTGGAAGTGGACATGGACAAGGCGCTGGATGTGCGCCGCAAGGTCTATGAAGGTGAGATCAAGAGCCTGCTGCGCAAGGAGCGTATTCGCTACCGCAGCATGCCGGAAAGCAATGGCCGGATTCAGCTCGGCTTTGCCGACAGCGAGACGCTGGACAAGGCGCAGCGCCTGATCCGCAAGGATTACAGCGACTTCGACCTGGCCGTCGTCGAGCGCAATGGCCAACAGGTTCTGCAACTGGGCCTGACTCAGGCGAAGATCGCCGAGATTCGCGAATACTCCATCCGCCAGAACCTCACCACCGTACGCAATCGCGTCAACGAGCTGGGCGTGGCCGAACCGCTGGTGCAGCGCCAGGGCGCCAACCGCATCGTGGTCGAGTTGCCGGGTGTGCAGGACACCGCCGAGGCCAAGCGTATTCTCGGCAAGACCGCCAACCTGGAGTTCCGCCTGCAGGCCGATTTCGACGCGCCGCGTGGCGCGACCGAGTCCTTCGGTTTCCGCGAGGAAGGCCGTCCGCCGGTACAACTCGAGCGTGAGCTGATCATCACCGGTGACCAGGTGACCGATGCCCAGGCCAGCTTCGACGAGAACGGCCGTCCGCAGGTGAACATCCGCCTCGACGGTCACGGCGGCGACCTGATGAACCGCGCCACGCGTAACAATGTCGGTCGCAGCATGGCGGTGATCTTCATCGAGCAGAAGCCGGTCACCCGCTATGTGCGGCAGAGCGTCGACGGCGTCGAGCAGGAAGTCGCCGTTTCTTCGTTCGTCGAAGAGAAGAAGATCATCAGCCTGGCCACCATCCAGTCGCCACTGGGCAGCCAGTTCCGCATCACCGGGCTGAACGGCCAGGGCGAGTCGTCGGAATTGGCGCTGCTGCTGCGTGCCGGTGGTCTGGCCGCGCCGATGTACTTCGCCGAAGAGCGCACCATCGGCCCGAGCCTGGGCGCCGAGAACATCGCCAAGGGTATTGCGTCCACCGAATGGGCGATGGTCTTTGTGGCCATCTTCATTATCGCCATTTATCGTTTCTTCGGCTTTCTGGCGACCGTTGCCCTGGCGTTCAACCTGGTGCTGCTGGTCGGTCTGATGTCGGCCATCGGCGCGACCCTGACCCTGCCGGGTATCGCCGGTATCGTGTTGACCCTGGGTATGGCGGTCGACGCCAACGTGCTGATCTTCTCGCGGATACGCGAGGAGCTGGCCAATGGCTTGCCCGTGCAGCGGGCGATTCATGAGGGTTTTGATCGTGCTTACACGGCAATTCTCGACAGTAACCTGACCACCTTGCTGGTCGGCGGCATTCTCTTTGCCATGGGTACCGGCCCGGTCAAGGGCTTCGCGGTAACCATGTCGCTGGGGATCGTGACTTCGATGTTCACAGCCATCATGTTCACCCGGGGTCTGGTCAACCTGATCTTCGGTGGTCGCAACTTCAAGAAGCTGTGGATCTGA
- the yajC gene encoding preprotein translocase subunit YajC, with product MSFFIPAAYADTAAAGPAGSGFEWVFLIGFLVIFYLMIWRPQAKRAKEHKNLLGSLQKGDEVVTSGGIAGKVSKVADDFVVIEVSDSVELKFQKQAIAATLPKGTLKAI from the coding sequence ATGAGCTTTTTCATCCCCGCCGCCTACGCTGACACCGCAGCTGCTGGCCCTGCCGGCAGTGGTTTCGAGTGGGTTTTCCTGATCGGCTTCCTGGTCATCTTCTACCTGATGATCTGGCGTCCGCAGGCCAAGCGTGCCAAAGAGCACAAGAACCTGCTTGGCAGCCTGCAGAAGGGCGACGAAGTGGTCACCAGCGGCGGTATCGCCGGCAAGGTGTCCAAAGTTGCCGATGATTTCGTGGTGATCGAAGTGTCCGACAGCGTCGAGCTGAAATTCCAGAAGCAGGCCATCGCCGCCACTCTGCCCAAGGGCACGCTGAAAGCCATCTGA
- the tgt gene encoding tRNA guanosine(34) transglycosylase Tgt, which translates to MSFELLATDGKARRGRLTFPRGVVETPAFMPVGTYGTVKGMLPRDIEDIGAQIILGNTFHLWLRPGMEVIKKHGDLHDFMQWQGPILTDSGGFQVFSLGAMRKIKEEGVYFASPVDGAKVFMGPEESMQVQRDLGSDIVMIFDECTPYPAEFDVAKRSMELSLRWAKRSKTAHGESSAALFGIVQGGMHEELRMRSLEGLCEIGFDGLAIGGLSVGEPKEEMIRVLDFLPPQMPADKPRYLMGVGKPEDLVEGVRRGVDMFDCVMPTRNARNGHLFVDTGVVKIRNAVHKHDDSPLDPTCDCYTCKHFSRAYLHHLDKCGEMLGSMLNTIHNLRHYQRVMAGLREAIGQGTLAAFVDAFYAKRGLPVPPLD; encoded by the coding sequence ATGTCCTTCGAGTTGCTGGCCACCGACGGCAAGGCCCGTCGTGGTCGCCTGACCTTTCCGCGTGGCGTGGTGGAAACCCCGGCCTTCATGCCGGTGGGTACCTATGGCACGGTCAAGGGCATGTTGCCGCGTGATATCGAAGACATCGGCGCGCAGATCATCCTCGGCAACACCTTCCACCTGTGGCTGCGCCCGGGCATGGAGGTGATCAAGAAGCACGGCGACCTGCACGACTTCATGCAGTGGCAGGGGCCGATCCTCACCGACTCCGGTGGCTTCCAGGTGTTCAGCCTGGGCGCCATGCGCAAGATCAAGGAGGAGGGGGTGTACTTCGCCTCGCCGGTCGACGGCGCCAAGGTGTTCATGGGGCCGGAAGAGTCGATGCAGGTGCAGCGCGACCTGGGCTCGGACATCGTGATGATCTTCGACGAATGCACGCCCTATCCGGCCGAGTTCGACGTGGCCAAGCGCTCCATGGAGCTGTCGCTGCGTTGGGCCAAGCGCTCGAAGACCGCACACGGTGAGAGCAGCGCGGCGCTGTTCGGCATCGTCCAGGGCGGCATGCACGAGGAGCTGCGCATGCGCTCGCTGGAAGGCCTGTGCGAGATCGGCTTCGACGGGCTGGCCATCGGCGGCCTCTCGGTGGGCGAGCCGAAGGAGGAGATGATCCGCGTGCTGGATTTCCTGCCGCCGCAGATGCCGGCCGACAAACCGCGCTATCTGATGGGCGTAGGCAAGCCGGAAGATCTGGTCGAGGGCGTGCGCCGTGGCGTGGACATGTTCGATTGCGTGATGCCCACGCGCAACGCGCGCAACGGCCACCTGTTCGTCGATACCGGTGTGGTGAAGATCCGCAACGCCGTGCACAAACACGATGATTCGCCGCTGGATCCGACCTGCGACTGTTACACCTGCAAACATTTCTCACGCGCTTATCTGCATCATCTGGACAAGTGCGGCGAAATGCTCGGTAGCATGCTCAATACCATCCATAACTTGCGGCACTATCAGCGGGTTATGGCTGGTTTGCGCGAGGCTATCGGACAGGGTACATTGGCCGCCTTTGTCGATGCCTTCTATGCCAAGCGTGGCCTGCCTGTGCCGCCGTTGGACTGA
- the queA gene encoding tRNA preQ1(34) S-adenosylmethionine ribosyltransferase-isomerase QueA — protein MRVADFHFDLPESLIARHPLAERRASRLLQLDGPTGALRHGQFTDVLEQLRPGDLMVFNDTRVIPARLFGQKASGGKLEVLVERVLDQYRVLAHVRSSKSPKPGSQIHIDGGAEAEMVARHDALFELRFAEPVLPLLERVGHMPLPPYIDRPDDEADRERYQTVYAQKAGAVAAPTAGLHFDDELLAAIRAKDVATAFVTLHVGAGTFQPVRVERIEDHHMHSEWLEVGQDVVDAVVACRARGGRVVAVGTTSVRSLETAARDGELKPFSGDTDIFIYPGRPFHVVDALVTNFHLPESTLLMLVSAFAGYAETMAAYREAVAQGYRFFSYGDAMFITRNPAARGPEV, from the coding sequence ATGCGTGTTGCCGATTTTCACTTCGACCTTCCCGAATCGCTGATTGCCCGTCATCCGCTGGCTGAGCGTCGTGCCAGCCGCCTGTTGCAGCTTGACGGGCCAACGGGTGCGCTGCGCCATGGCCAGTTCACCGATGTACTGGAGCAACTGCGCCCTGGTGATCTGATGGTGTTCAACGACACGCGGGTAATCCCGGCGCGTCTGTTCGGCCAGAAGGCGTCCGGCGGCAAGCTGGAGGTGTTGGTCGAGCGTGTGCTCGATCAGTATCGGGTGCTGGCGCACGTGCGTTCGAGCAAGTCGCCCAAGCCGGGGTCGCAGATTCATATCGACGGTGGCGCAGAGGCCGAGATGGTCGCGCGCCACGATGCGCTGTTCGAGCTGCGTTTTGCCGAGCCTGTGCTGCCGCTGCTGGAGCGTGTCGGCCATATGCCGCTGCCTCCTTATATAGACAGACCGGACGACGAAGCGGATCGCGAGCGTTATCAGACCGTCTATGCGCAGAAGGCGGGGGCCGTCGCTGCGCCGACTGCCGGTCTGCACTTCGATGACGAGCTGTTGGCGGCGATCCGTGCCAAGGATGTGGCAACCGCATTCGTGACCTTGCACGTCGGTGCGGGCACCTTCCAGCCGGTGCGGGTCGAGCGTATCGAAGATCACCACATGCACAGCGAGTGGCTGGAGGTTGGCCAGGATGTGGTCGACGCCGTGGTGGCCTGCCGGGCGCGTGGCGGGCGCGTGGTTGCCGTGGGTACCACCAGCGTGCGCTCCCTGGAGACGGCCGCGCGCGATGGCGAGTTGAAACCCTTCAGCGGTGATACCGATATCTTCATTTATCCAGGACGCCCCTTCCATGTGGTCGATGCCCTGGTGACCAACTTCCACCTGCCCGAGTCGACCCTGCTGATGCTGGTGTCGGCCTTTGCCGGTTATGCCGAAACCATGGCCGCCTACCGCGAGGCCGTGGCGCAGGGCTATCGCTTCTTCAGTTACGGTGATGCCATGTTCATCACCCGCAATCCCGCCGCGCGCGGGCCCGAGGTTTGA
- a CDS encoding substrate-binding periplasmic protein, with translation MIRIFCGAFFVSLLLAPTARAAPLVYGVTDESWAPYWIVEQQHVSGILHEFMLALDERLPEQLQASRPLPPLRTQKLFREGELQIECCVSKHWRRDAGQGEVSLWTVPVLEGEEMLVFAPGRRFAYQRLQDLRGRSIATVRGYGYVGSEYFQRHDGADVQALIHLVAQGRSEAGILNRLEWRYLQHEHAMLQGARWQVEEGPTINRSQLRLRLHRQQANRLAAFNAAIRSLQADGTLARIVARYAPQAHVVGPVEIR, from the coding sequence GTGATCAGAATCTTCTGCGGAGCGTTTTTTGTTAGTCTGCTGCTGGCGCCAACTGCCCGTGCTGCACCATTGGTCTACGGCGTTACTGACGAAAGCTGGGCGCCCTACTGGATTGTCGAGCAGCAGCACGTGAGCGGTATTCTTCATGAATTCATGCTCGCACTGGATGAGCGCTTGCCAGAACAGTTGCAAGCCAGTCGTCCCTTGCCGCCGCTGCGCACGCAGAAGCTGTTTCGCGAGGGGGAGCTACAGATTGAGTGTTGCGTGAGCAAGCACTGGCGCCGTGATGCCGGGCAGGGTGAGGTGTCGTTGTGGACGGTGCCGGTGCTCGAGGGCGAGGAGATGCTGGTTTTCGCGCCAGGCAGGCGTTTTGCCTATCAACGGCTGCAGGATTTGCGCGGGCGTTCGATTGCGACCGTGCGTGGTTATGGCTACGTCGGCAGTGAGTATTTCCAGCGTCACGATGGTGCTGATGTGCAGGCGCTGATTCACCTGGTCGCGCAGGGGCGTAGCGAGGCCGGTATTCTGAATCGTCTCGAATGGCGCTACCTGCAGCATGAGCATGCGATGTTGCAGGGGGCTCGTTGGCAGGTAGAGGAGGGGCCGACGATCAATCGCTCTCAGTTGCGTCTGCGCCTGCATCGGCAGCAGGCGAACAGGTTGGCGGCTTTTAATGCTGCGATCCGTTCTCTGCAGGCCGATGGCACCCTGGCGCGTATCGTTGCCCGCTATGCCCCGCAGGCTCACGTGGTCGGGCCAGTGGAAATCCGGTAA
- a CDS encoding ribonuclease H family protein → MSTYTIYTDGACTNNGKPNARAGWGAVLTNPQGDTLEIAGPVPEAQEQTNSRAELMALVEALERCTQPAPITLRTDSEYIANACNGGLEGWKAKGWKKADKKPPKHLDLWQRLAQLLLEKDVTVRWLRGHNGTQGNERADVLARLGATGRTYKKRVRRVAEEVA, encoded by the coding sequence ATGAGCACCTACACGATCTACACCGACGGCGCATGCACCAACAACGGAAAGCCCAACGCCAGAGCTGGCTGGGGCGCTGTTCTGACCAACCCGCAAGGCGACACCCTGGAGATTGCCGGGCCAGTCCCCGAGGCCCAGGAGCAGACTAACAGCCGAGCCGAACTCATGGCCTTGGTCGAGGCTCTGGAACGATGCACTCAGCCTGCACCTATCACCCTGCGCACCGATAGCGAGTACATCGCCAACGCCTGCAATGGGGGCTTGGAAGGCTGGAAGGCCAAGGGCTGGAAGAAGGCCGACAAGAAGCCACCGAAGCACCTCGACTTATGGCAACGCCTGGCTCAACTACTGCTGGAGAAGGACGTCACTGTCAGGTGGTTAAGGGGCCACAATGGCACGCAAGGTAACGAGCGGGCAGATGTTCTGGCGAGGCTTGGGGCGACCGGGAGGACGTACAAAAAACGAGTCAGGAGAGTGGCTGAGGAAGTGGCGTAG
- a CDS encoding KilA-N domain-containing protein, which translates to MSNIITRDYNGNVFQFREDGYFNMTKAAKEFGKEVKEFLRLPSTNKYVEALEKVGFSRIYESHQGRNGGTWGHPKLAVFFARWLDVKFAVFCDMVIHDILNKKAELTITKPEESAVMNRSQSFADALRLAAELEEKRVALKQENTVLLPKAEGCDATVSNNDLYTSTQVAHMLGFQSAIAVDRVLRHIGWKSRRDADTPSKRAVDKGWLVVRMLQRAGSYDSIPEVFVTQKGFDELSRIIGGSAIEVA; encoded by the coding sequence ATGAGCAACATCATCACCCGCGACTACAACGGTAACGTCTTCCAGTTTCGTGAGGATGGTTACTTCAACATGACCAAGGCCGCGAAGGAGTTTGGGAAGGAGGTCAAAGAGTTCCTTCGTCTTCCTTCCACTAATAAGTACGTCGAGGCTCTGGAAAAGGTGGGATTTTCACGCATTTATGAATCGCACCAGGGACGTAATGGTGGCACCTGGGGGCACCCCAAACTGGCCGTCTTCTTCGCCCGCTGGCTGGACGTAAAGTTCGCGGTGTTCTGCGACATGGTTATCCACGACATCCTGAACAAGAAGGCCGAGCTGACCATCACCAAGCCGGAAGAGTCTGCAGTGATGAATCGGTCTCAGTCGTTCGCTGACGCTCTGCGCCTAGCAGCCGAACTGGAAGAAAAGCGTGTAGCCCTGAAGCAGGAGAACACCGTCCTCCTGCCGAAAGCTGAAGGTTGCGACGCCACCGTGAGCAACAATGACCTCTATACCTCCACTCAGGTGGCTCACATGCTTGGTTTCCAGAGCGCTATCGCCGTCGATAGGGTCTTGCGCCACATCGGGTGGAAGTCGCGTCGTGATGCTGATACTCCCAGCAAGAGAGCAGTCGACAAGGGTTGGCTAGTCGTTCGCATGCTGCAGCGTGCGGGCAGCTACGACAGCATTCCCGAGGTCTTTGTAACCCAGAAGGGCTTCGACGAGCTGAGTCGCATCATCGGCGGTAGCGCCATAGAGGTGGCTTGA
- a CDS encoding recombinase family protein, giving the protein MFVRAYLRASTTEQDASRARSALDAFAQSHGQHIASYYTENESGASLQRPELFRLLADAKPGDVLLVEQVDRLSRLTEGDWQQLRATIKAKEVRVVALDLPTSHQFMASASNTAADAFTSRMLGAINDMLLDMLAAVARKDYEDRRRRQNEGITKAKALGAYKGRGIDKDKHASILALLNKGTGIRETAKLLRVSTSTVLRARDKASATA; this is encoded by the coding sequence ATGTTTGTCCGTGCGTATCTCCGGGCATCCACTACTGAGCAAGACGCTAGCCGAGCGCGGTCTGCCCTGGACGCCTTCGCCCAAAGCCATGGTCAGCACATCGCTAGCTACTACACCGAGAACGAAAGCGGCGCCTCTCTACAGCGCCCTGAGCTGTTCCGTCTGCTGGCCGACGCGAAGCCGGGGGATGTTCTCTTGGTTGAGCAGGTCGACCGTCTGAGCCGCCTCACTGAGGGCGACTGGCAGCAACTCCGGGCAACCATCAAGGCGAAGGAGGTGCGGGTCGTTGCCCTGGATCTGCCGACCTCTCACCAGTTCATGGCCAGCGCCAGCAATACCGCAGCCGATGCCTTCACCTCTCGGATGCTGGGCGCAATCAATGACATGCTGCTGGACATGCTCGCAGCGGTTGCCCGGAAGGACTACGAAGACAGGCGCAGACGCCAGAACGAAGGCATCACCAAGGCTAAAGCTCTGGGGGCTTACAAAGGCCGAGGCATCGACAAGGATAAGCACGCCAGCATCCTGGCCCTGTTGAACAAGGGAACAGGTATCAGAGAGACGGCCAAGCTCTTGAGGGTCAGCACCAGCACTGTGCTAAGAGCCAGAGACAAGGCCAGCGCCACAGCCTGA